In Toxoplasma gondii ME49 chromosome VIII, whole genome shotgun sequence, a single genomic region encodes these proteins:
- a CDS encoding 'chromo' (CHRromatin Organization MOdifier) domain-containing protein (encoded by transcript TGME49_269760): MEDPLGESPPWSFSSVRPSPPRPPSSQDPPAQFGPPARELFLPISHPPFRLTDVSDCRPFDAVSPPLSASPALILSPSLLSGGLPWALQCLVAKHASVQLSRPQPASQVPPTGTGPGFLTHQFLPTYGFDIPSYGPRGETGSAGARGHSAPEDSSWGLAYSPFLVQNEARTFSASWPRSSASADFPPSGTFLGEEARTGDADSGLCSSGQSRPNRPGFEATNSVAGREGREFRAHADPSVSHQVAVGVSSVTIPANALRTGPIRGPHLSFSPRSQGYPVYPQTCFPAGLPPSQIPNGLSCSGSLSPLPPQPGWPLPAALPPPAVYPPEFRAPALAVSSAVFTPGDGGLESGREMVLCRRGTVRPRVRIDDSQTVGPLPSPEDGSDRGRRSDTSHFSEQNASGDLGTGALPPAAREPRQASTVTPSAPSASLACSPAGVQDLSAFPCSASGRPFYPQESRRDSWSAFQPPSVGLSYTSPSLGPGLCPGPLAVQTRGAGDLFHDNPQRRERLLERSGGRRGWALSSETRRPDFEAPWPPHVAISLPQSDAFLARVEGGNPGGSEVALLPNRNFSATSLTQNCSTPGPLEGNAAPWRSNAQPAMSEGPVGGAGNDERERREHGGRQRVADVLENSSGSSGHESARTESLMGSVATAPNGPSLRYPQAARLPRGAETIVPSRSSRPLSGQGSLGLASGSHGSPLTPPLGSVRLQTGVEEGRPPEEICSVPPDREDAREATQKAETELTSASRGNSESSTGGPPFAPGPARCPPAPSGFPSSAPFRDQERVAGDGHTASGGWRVETGQSVGELAPSTERTRQPSEPAHAALDFSSHRRVSSADVSSGSFSGGGSLVTADVMQVPPCSSEAATRPMSGVQEVWRAEGAAPFSCFLSGSTWEQGRPPVYEPVGSEARATASAGGLPSQVTSERAERPTASSTSIRHSRTCFPEGRVAPQSSPSPQQAPASLSMPSSVPAYGQRSSHHGEASAMFLPPSTSTAPSLSLSFDSGTGAALLSRARPPFPGPVYVSRDPSWGAGNAPPYASLPSHPFLPPPGPFVMGFSGPPQYWQEDPWLPQSGAGGWGPRAGPGPQSRTDPHLSGDFAFPGVAEYVYLAEGGARFRGDLARDRDMGLHSGPPLPSGPPAMTCRPPGAGGAWNPNETLAQRAGGFDAFQERVFHTGLGPLPSLDRISLMRPDVLPSHFPPFTRPIAGLCGDEADTEFLSPGPGRGRAGGTVSFGHQVPGPESVPFDGSASCGGSDGHSAGRVDPGTRRDTPAGDGTRGSQEEPEEGLSGSRRASASLSPRGGLRPRLEASLGLAGDRSPTPRPVSRPGSEAPRRGQFAGVGPSAWGVEGGSEALGRSDPDTPFRRLCSPDQLDPEGEEHAVYESEESGENGLDEEGEDSASGASAASAPAWCLRWNGEGAQDVVELYEVERIIGVRRLVDGSKRYKVRWKDYLPADDTWEPQEHLEGLEELLEEAEEVLGSEEFHRWGHPREPLDGTQGLTRDRRPDRRSDPREGRACTTQEEEGEAANLEPELAQRTGTGDEEARDACGEGDAPECVSTLKEATVGEGDALEQDTTGNDPEEAEGAEVEKDQEVESHRGGEYAFLASCLAEAADNPLWRRYLQTSESSGEPSDASGTQWRTPQRPARSLCTSPHRAPPNSASTADLSRRSDPSRAMSPSPHLASTSSCSSGSASPRSEESPTTRSPSVCSSRSSRSRSPSPHLGRPPPRAVHRVVQYRSYYGEGEFRLLWRGSSADAVEWAPEWLLLQLPEALSPEVRMQMARVKERWRARQAAMNGRALVSSWCGSV; this comes from the exons ATGGAGGATCCCCTGGGCGAGAGTCCACCGtggtctttctcttccgttcgtccttctccaccACGGCCTCCCTCGTCGCAAGACCCGCCTGCCCAGTTCGGACCCCCCGCGAGAGAGCTCTTTCTTCCCATCTCCCATCCGCCTTTTCGACTCACTGATGTATCTGACTGTCGCCCATTCGAtgcggtgtctccgccgtTGTCTGCCTCGCCTGCCCTTAtcctctccccttcccttctctcagGCGGGCTCCCCTGGGCGCTGCAGTGCCTGGTGGCGAAGCACGCGTCTGTACAGCTGAGCCGGCCACAGCCGGCCTCGCAGGTTCCACCGACCGGGACGGGGCCGGGGTTCCTGACGCATCAATTTCTCCCCACATATGGCTTCGACATCCCGTCCTACGGcccaagaggagagacagggagcgCAGGAGCTCGCGGACACTCGGCGCCCGAGGATTCATCGTGGGGGTTGGCGTATTCCCCTTTTCTGGTTCAAAATGAGGCACGAaccttctccgcttcttggCCTCGGTCGTCTGCCTCGGCCGACTTCCCCCCAAGCGGCACCTTTctcggagaggaagcgagaacggGGGACGCAGACTCTGGCCTCTGTTCTTCAGGACAGAGTCGTCCGAATCGTCCAGGGTTTGAAGCGACAAACAGTGTTGCAGGCCGAGAAGGCCGCGAATTTCGAGCACATGCAGACCCTTCAGTCTCCCAT CAGGTTGCCGTCGGCGTCTCGTCTGTTACGATCCCTGCGAACGCTCTCCGCACCGGTCCTATACGCGGCCCTcatctgtctttctcgcctcgtTCTCAGGGGTATCCTGTGTATCCTCAGACCTGCTTTCCCGCAggtcttcctccttctcagATCCCGAACGGGCTTTCGTGTTCcggctctctctcccccctgCCCCCACAACCTGGCTGGCCGCTGCCGGCCGCTCTGCCCCCGCCGGCCGTCTATCCACCCGAATTCAGGGCGCCGGCGCTCGCTGTCTCGTCAGCTGTGTTTACGCCTGGCGACGGTGGTCTGGAGTCGGGGCGGGAGATGGTGTTGTGCCGCCGGGGCACGGTGCGCCCACGAGTTCGCATCGACGACTCGCAGACTGTCGGCCCTCTTCCCTCGCCAGAGGACGGCAGCGACCGAGGCCGGCGTTCAGACACAAGTCACTTCAGCGAGCAAAACGCGAGCGGAGATTTGGGGACAGGTGCGTTGCCTCCCGCCGCTCGCGAGCCGCGACAAGCGAGTACCGTTACGCCGTCTGCGCCCTCTGCATCGCTTGCTTGTTCGCCCGCGGGGGTTCAGGacctctctgcgtttccatGCTCCGCTTCAGGTCGGCCCTTCTATCCCCAAGAGAGCAGGCGAGACTCGTGGAGCGCCTTTCAGCCCCCGTCGGTGGGCCTCTCGTACACCTCGCCCTCTCTTGGCCCTGGTCTGTGTCCGGGCCCTTTGGCGGTTCAGACCCGCGGGGCGGGCGACCTGTTTCACGACAACCCTCAAAGGCGAGAGCGCCTGCTCGAGCGCTCTGGCGGCCGCCGAGGATGGGCGCTGTCTAGCGAAACTCGCAGACCGGATTTTGAGGCGCCTTGGCCGCCGCACGTTGCAATTTCGCTACCTCAGAGCGACGCCTTTCTCGCGAGAGTCGAAGGCGGAAACCCGGGGGGAAGTGAGGTAGCCCTTCTGCCGAACCGCAATTTTAGCGCGACCTCTCTCACGCAGAACTGCTCGACTCCGGGGCCCTTAGAAGGAAATGCCGCCCCTTGGCGCTCGAACGCGCAGCCTGCCATGTCAGAAGGGCCTGTTGGGGGGGCGGggaacgacgagagagagcgacgcgagcATGGAGGTCGCCAGAGAGTGGCCGACGTTCTCGAGAACAGTTCTGGGAGCTCTGGACACGAATCTGCAAGGACAGAAAGCTTGATGGGCAGTGTCGCGACAGCTCCAAACGGCCCCTCGCTTCGCTACCCTCAGGCCGCGAGGCTTCCAAGGGGGGCCGAGACTATTGTGCCGTCCCGGAGCTCGAGGCCTCTATCGGGCCAGGGGAGCCTCGGCCTGGCTAGCGGCTCCCACGGTTCGCCCCTTACGCCGCCTTTAGGGTCAGTTCGACTGCAGACTGGCGTGGAAGAAGGTCGTCCACCGGAGGAAATTTGCTCCGTACCACCTGACCGGGAAGACGCGCGTGAAGCTACCCAAAAGGCGGAGACTGAACTGACATCTGCGTCTCGGGGCAACTCAGAAAGTTCGACTGGAGGGCCGCCTTTTGCTCCAGGCCCTGCGCGATGCCCCCCGGCGCCTTCCGGTTTCCCGTCCTCGGCGCCCTTCAGAGATCAGGAAAGAGTCGCGGGTGACGGACACACTGCGAGCGGCGGATGGCGGGTCGAGACGGGTCAGAGTGTCGGGGAACTCGCGCcatcgacagagagaacaaggcaACCGTCGGAACCCGCACACGCCGCTCTGGATTTCTCTTCTCATCGTCGGGTATCATCCGCGGATGTAAGCAGCGGCAGTTTCTCTGGCGGCGGCTCTCTTGTCACGGCAGACGTCATGCAAGTGCCCCCCTGTTCCAGTGAGGCCGCTACGCGCCCCATGTCTGGGGTTCAGGAGGTGTGGCGAGCAGAGGGCGCTGCGCcgttctcctgtttcctttcgGGCTCCACTTGGGAGCAGGGCCGACCGCCTGTCTACGAGCCAGTCGGGTCGGAGGCGCGGGCGACAGCGAGCGCGGGAGGCCTTCCAAGCCAAGTAACCTCAGAGCGAGCGGAGCGCCCCACGGCCTCATCCACGTCAATTCGTCACAGCCGGACCTGTTTCCCCGAGGGGCGTGTCGCCCCTCAATCTTCGCCGTCACCGCAGCAAGCGCCAGCTTCGCTTTCGATGCCCAGTTCCGTCCCCGCATACGGGCAGCGTTCTTCTCATCATGGAGAGGCCTCAGCCATGTTCCTGCCACCCTCCACTTCCACAGCGCCCTCGTTGTCCCTTTCTTTTGACTCAGGCACGGGCGCCGCGCTCCTCTCAAGGGCTCGGCCTCCTTTCCCCGGACCAGTATACGTTTCGAGAGACCCCTCGTGGGGGGCCGGTAACGCCCCGCCTTACGCCTCTCTCCCATCCCATCCTTTCCTGCCTCCACCGGGTCCCTTCGTTATGGGATTCTCAGGGCCTCCCCAGTATTGGCAAGAGGACCCCTGGCTGCCCCAGTCGGGGGCCGGAGGGTGGGGGCCTAGGGCAGGCCCTGGGCCGCAGTCAAGAACTGACCCGCACTTGAGCGGGGACTTTGCGTTTCCTGGTGTTGCCGAGTATGTCTATTTGGCTGAGGGCGGAGCCCGATTTCGCGGAGATCTGGCACGCGACCGCGACATGGGTCTCCATTCTGGGCCTCCGCTTCCGTCCGGGCCGCCAGCCATGACCTGCCGGCCTCCAGGGGCAGGCGGGGCGTGGAACCCCAATGAAACTTTGGCGCAGCGCGCTGGAGGCTTTGACGCGTTCCAGGAGAGAGTCTTTCACACTGGACTTGGGCCGCTCCCTTCCCTAGATCGTATTTCTTTAATGCGCCCAGATGTCTTGCCGTCGCACTTTCCCCCCTTCACAAGGCCTATTGCAGGTTTGTGTGGGGACGAGGCGGACACcgagtttctgtctccgggCCCGGGGCGCGGGCGCGCCGGGggcactgtctcctttggGCACCAGGTGCCTGGACCCGAGAGTGTCCCCTTCGACGGCAGCGCCTCGTGCGGCGGCTCCGACGGGCACTCCGCGGGCCGCGTTGACCCTGGAACACGGCGAGACACCCCGGCCGGCGACGGGACGAGGGGCAGCCAGGAGGAGCCTGAAGAAGGCTTGAGTGGATCCCGGCGCGCCAGCGCGAGCCTCAGCCCGCGGGGGGGCTTGCGTCCACGCCTCGAGGCTTCTCTGGGGCTTGCGGGGGACCGGTCCCCGACACCGCGGCCTGTCTCCCGGCCCGGGAGCGAAGCGCCCCGACGGGGACAGTTCGCCGGCGTGGGGCCGTCGGCTTGGGGCGTCGAGGGCGGCTCAGAGGCTCTGGGGCGCTCGGATCCGGACACGCCCTTccggcgcctctgcagccCGGACCAACTGGACCCCGAGGGCGAGGAGCACGCGGTTTACGAATCTGaggaaagcggagaaaacgggttagacgaagaaggtgaggaCAGCGCAAGCGGCGCCTCGGCGGCCTCCGCCCCAGCCTGGTGTCTGAGGTGGAATGGCGAAGGTGCGCAAGACGTGGTAGAGCTCTACGAAGTCGAGCGCATCATCGGCGTCCGCCGCCTTGTTGACGGCTCCAAGCGCTACAAAGTCCGCTGGAAAGACTATCTGCCCGCTGACGACACCTGGGAACCTCAAGAGCACCTCGAGGGGCTGGAGGAGCTGCTGGAAGAGGCCGAAGAGGTCCTGGGCAGCGAAGAGTTTCACCGCTGGGGCCACCCGCGAGAGCCGCTCGACGGGACACAGGGACTAACCCGGGATCGAAGGCCCGACAGACGAAGCGAcccgagagaaggaagggcaTGCACCacccaggaagaagaaggcgaggcggcaAACCTCGAGCCGGAGCTTGCGCAGCGAACAGGGACCGGggacgaagaggcgagagacgcatgTGGGGAGGGAGACGCTCCAGAATGCGTTTCTACCCTGAAGGAAGCGACCGttggcgaaggagacgctctCGAACAAGACACTACAGGGAACGAtccagaggaggcagagggcgCGGAAGTTGAGAAAGACCAAGAAGTCGAATCCCACCGAGGCGGTGAGTACGCGTTTCTCGCATCGTGTCTGGCAGAGGCCGCGGACAACCCGTTATGGCGGAGGTATCTCCAAACCTCCGAAAGCTCAGGGGAGCCCTCCGACGCAAGCGGAACCCAATGGCGGACCCCTCAACGTCCGGCCCGATCTCTCTGCACCTCGCCTCATCGAGCCCCACCGAATTCTGCGTCTACCGCAGACCTTTCCAGACGCAGCGACCCCTCTCGTGCcatgtctccttccccgcATCTGGCGTCGACCTCCTCATGCTCAAGTGGGTCGGCGTCTCCCCGCTCGGAGGAGAGCCCAACAACGCGTTCGCCCTCCGTTTGTTCTTCTCGCAGCTCGCGTTCGAGATCGCCTTCTCCTCATCTTGGGCGGCCACCGCCTCGAGCAGTCCACCGAGTTGTGCAGTATCGAAGTTATTACGGCGAAGGCGaatttcgtctcctctggagaggcagcagcgcaGACGCCGTCGAGTGGGCCCCCGAgtggctgctgctgcagctcccGGAGGCCCTCAGCCCCGaagtgcgcatgcagatggcCCGCGTCAAGGAACGCTGGCGGGCGAGGCAAGCCGCCATGAATGGAAGAGCTCTGGTCTCCAGTTGGTGCGGCTCGGTCTGA